One region of Corvus moneduloides isolate bCorMon1 chromosome 1, bCorMon1.pri, whole genome shotgun sequence genomic DNA includes:
- the LOC116453263 gene encoding ATPase family AAA domain-containing protein 2-like isoform X2 produces the protein MGRANNEEADDPGVSTERNEAKEDNDLRRSFRQRKAVERYESPLENVRKRKTSSSNHTSPVKERDSGKKPKRSQKDDIKGVPNDHPKTEATWKGNSNEVHRNHMEIGASLAGVEQMQIDGSAQFDGVGGLSDHISALKEMVILPLLYPDIFEILKFKPPRGCLFYGPPGTGKTLVARALANECSRGDRKVTFFMRSAADCMSKWVGESERQLRLVFEQAYQMRPSIIFFDEIDALAPVRSSKQDQVHSSVVGTLLTLMDGLASRGEIVVIGATNRLDSIDPALRRPGRFEREFRFNLPNKEARLEIFKIHTRDWTLKPSDNLLEDLAEKCVGFGGADIKALCVEAGLCALRRRYPQIHESDKRLKIDARSIKVTAKDFAMAMQKIVPASQRAGASPGRALPPISKPLLENTLERILQALQRAFPHAKLALKKNQGNDRIDGDDDSPSVSEKKPDSKKAEFRTFSRNPSYQPTSCRPRFLLVEEPGCGQAFDLASAVLHALEKFPAYTLDLPTLFVSTTSQEETCSQLMREAQRTAPSIIYIPQIPSWWEAIGHTLKAAFTGLLNNIPYFAPVLLLATSDVPHEDLPEEIKALFNTNREEVFSIPRPTCAERRGFFEDLIMKQSAEPPASKTNSGSQVHLPARCAQVDGQPQIRDKKAIKIQKRGVYVDYSELRKMLDAVVMATENVSISSMAKLYSILSMCICQHRENPDKTELVEDMKKEIAALIWL, from the exons GTCTCAGAAAGATGACATAAAGGGAGTTCCAAATGATCACCCGAAAACCGAAGCAACTTGGAAAGGCAACTCAAATGAAGTTCACAGGAATCACATGGAAATTGGAGCAAGTCTGGCTGGTGTGGAGCAAATGCAAATAGATGGTTCA GCACAATTTGATGGTGTGGGTGGTCTATCTGACCacatttcagctttaaaagaGATGGTCATTTTGCCATTGCTTTATCCTGACATCTTTGAGATACTGAAATTTAAACCTCCGAG AGGCTGTTTATTCTATGGTCCACCAGGGACTGGAAAGACCCTGGTTGCTCGTGCACTTGCTAATGAATGTAGCAGAGGTGACAGGAAAGTAACTTTTTTTATGAGAAGTGCTGCCGACTGCATGAGTAAATGGGTGGGAGAATCGGAACGACAGCTCCGTTTAGTATTTGAGCAG GCCTACCAGATGCGACCTTCAATCATTTTCTTTGATGAGATCGATGCTCTTGCTCCTGTACGGTCCAGCAAACAAGACCAGGTTCATAG CTCTGTTGTGGGGACACTTCTGACACTTATGGATGGCTTAGCCAGCAGAGGAGAGATTGTGGTCATAGGAGCCACCAACAGACTGGATTCTATAGATCCTGCTTTACGAAGACCTGGGCGCTTTGAACGAGAATTCCGCTTCAATTTACCAAACAAAGAG GCAAGAttagaaattttcaaaattcacaCACGAGACTGGACCCTGAAGCCATCGGACAACTTACTTGAAGACCTGGCTGAGAAATGTGTTG GATTCGGTGGTGCTGATATTAAAGCTCTGTGTGTTGAAGCTGGGCTCTGTGCTTTGCGCCGCCGTTATCCGCAGATACATGAGAGTGACAAGAGACTGAAGATAGATGCCAGATCAATTAAAGTAACAGCAAAGGATTTTGCCATGGCCATGCAGAAGATTGTTCCAGCATCTCAGAGAGCTGGGGCTTCACCTGGGAGAGCACTACCACCTATTTCAAAGCCGCTGTTAGAAAACACCCTGGAAAGAATTTTACAAGCCTTGCAGAGAGCATTTCCCCATGCAAAGCTTGCACTGAAGAAGAACCAAG GGAATGATAGGATTGACGGTGATGATGACTCACCATCAGTCTCTGAAAAGAAGCCTGACAGCAAAAAGGCAGAATTCCGTACGTTCAGCAG AAATCCTTCTTACCAGCCAACATCTTGCAGGCCACGGTTCTTACTGGTTGAAGAGCCAGGATGTGGGCAGGCTTTTGATTTGGCCTCTGCAGTATTACATGCCCTGGAAAAGTTTCCAGCTTATACACTGGATCTACCAACCTTATTTGTTAGCACCACATCACAAGAAGAAACATGTTCACAg TTGATGCGAGAAGCTCAAAGAACAGCACCAAGTATCATTTAtatcccacaaatcccttcgTGGTGGGAGGCCATTGGACATACACTGAAAGCTGCTTTTACAGGACTACTGAATAACATTCCATACTTTGCTCCAGTTTTGCTCCTTGCAACATCTGATGTGCCACATGAAGATCTCCCAGAAGAG ATAAAAGCATTGTTTAATACTAATCGTGAAGAAGTTTTCAGTATCCCACGGCCTACCTGTGCTGAAAGAAGAGGGTTTTTTGAGGACTTGATTATGAAGCAATCTGCTGAACCTCCTGCATCAAAAACCAATTCAG GTTCTCAGGTACACCTTCCTGCAAGATGTGCTCAGGTGGATGGGCAACCACAAATACGGGACAAGAAAGCAATCAAAATTCAAAAACGAGGAGTGTATGTGGATTACTCTGAGCTCAGA aaaatgttGGATGCTGTCGTCATGGCAACTGAGAACGTCAGTATATCAAGCATGGCAAAACTATATTCTATTCTTAGCATGTGCATTTGCCAACATCGGGAAAATCCCGACAAAACCGAATTAGTCGAG gatatgaagaaagaaattgcaGCCCTCATCTGGCTGTGA
- the LOC116453263 gene encoding ATPase family AAA domain-containing protein 2-like isoform X1, which translates to MGRANNEEADDPGVSTERNEAKEDNDLRRSFRQRKAVERYESPLENVRKRKTSSSNHTSPVKERDSGKKPKRSLSARSQKDDIKGVPNDHPKTEATWKGNSNEVHRNHMEIGASLAGVEQMQIDGSAQFDGVGGLSDHISALKEMVILPLLYPDIFEILKFKPPRGCLFYGPPGTGKTLVARALANECSRGDRKVTFFMRSAADCMSKWVGESERQLRLVFEQAYQMRPSIIFFDEIDALAPVRSSKQDQVHSSVVGTLLTLMDGLASRGEIVVIGATNRLDSIDPALRRPGRFEREFRFNLPNKEARLEIFKIHTRDWTLKPSDNLLEDLAEKCVGFGGADIKALCVEAGLCALRRRYPQIHESDKRLKIDARSIKVTAKDFAMAMQKIVPASQRAGASPGRALPPISKPLLENTLERILQALQRAFPHAKLALKKNQGNDRIDGDDDSPSVSEKKPDSKKAEFRTFSRNPSYQPTSCRPRFLLVEEPGCGQAFDLASAVLHALEKFPAYTLDLPTLFVSTTSQEETCSQLMREAQRTAPSIIYIPQIPSWWEAIGHTLKAAFTGLLNNIPYFAPVLLLATSDVPHEDLPEEIKALFNTNREEVFSIPRPTCAERRGFFEDLIMKQSAEPPASKTNSGSQVHLPARCAQVDGQPQIRDKKAIKIQKRGVYVDYSELRKMLDAVVMATENVSISSMAKLYSILSMCICQHRENPDKTELVEDMKKEIAALIWL; encoded by the exons GTCTCTTTCGGCCAGGTCTCAGAAAGATGACATAAAGGGAGTTCCAAATGATCACCCGAAAACCGAAGCAACTTGGAAAGGCAACTCAAATGAAGTTCACAGGAATCACATGGAAATTGGAGCAAGTCTGGCTGGTGTGGAGCAAATGCAAATAGATGGTTCA GCACAATTTGATGGTGTGGGTGGTCTATCTGACCacatttcagctttaaaagaGATGGTCATTTTGCCATTGCTTTATCCTGACATCTTTGAGATACTGAAATTTAAACCTCCGAG AGGCTGTTTATTCTATGGTCCACCAGGGACTGGAAAGACCCTGGTTGCTCGTGCACTTGCTAATGAATGTAGCAGAGGTGACAGGAAAGTAACTTTTTTTATGAGAAGTGCTGCCGACTGCATGAGTAAATGGGTGGGAGAATCGGAACGACAGCTCCGTTTAGTATTTGAGCAG GCCTACCAGATGCGACCTTCAATCATTTTCTTTGATGAGATCGATGCTCTTGCTCCTGTACGGTCCAGCAAACAAGACCAGGTTCATAG CTCTGTTGTGGGGACACTTCTGACACTTATGGATGGCTTAGCCAGCAGAGGAGAGATTGTGGTCATAGGAGCCACCAACAGACTGGATTCTATAGATCCTGCTTTACGAAGACCTGGGCGCTTTGAACGAGAATTCCGCTTCAATTTACCAAACAAAGAG GCAAGAttagaaattttcaaaattcacaCACGAGACTGGACCCTGAAGCCATCGGACAACTTACTTGAAGACCTGGCTGAGAAATGTGTTG GATTCGGTGGTGCTGATATTAAAGCTCTGTGTGTTGAAGCTGGGCTCTGTGCTTTGCGCCGCCGTTATCCGCAGATACATGAGAGTGACAAGAGACTGAAGATAGATGCCAGATCAATTAAAGTAACAGCAAAGGATTTTGCCATGGCCATGCAGAAGATTGTTCCAGCATCTCAGAGAGCTGGGGCTTCACCTGGGAGAGCACTACCACCTATTTCAAAGCCGCTGTTAGAAAACACCCTGGAAAGAATTTTACAAGCCTTGCAGAGAGCATTTCCCCATGCAAAGCTTGCACTGAAGAAGAACCAAG GGAATGATAGGATTGACGGTGATGATGACTCACCATCAGTCTCTGAAAAGAAGCCTGACAGCAAAAAGGCAGAATTCCGTACGTTCAGCAG AAATCCTTCTTACCAGCCAACATCTTGCAGGCCACGGTTCTTACTGGTTGAAGAGCCAGGATGTGGGCAGGCTTTTGATTTGGCCTCTGCAGTATTACATGCCCTGGAAAAGTTTCCAGCTTATACACTGGATCTACCAACCTTATTTGTTAGCACCACATCACAAGAAGAAACATGTTCACAg TTGATGCGAGAAGCTCAAAGAACAGCACCAAGTATCATTTAtatcccacaaatcccttcgTGGTGGGAGGCCATTGGACATACACTGAAAGCTGCTTTTACAGGACTACTGAATAACATTCCATACTTTGCTCCAGTTTTGCTCCTTGCAACATCTGATGTGCCACATGAAGATCTCCCAGAAGAG ATAAAAGCATTGTTTAATACTAATCGTGAAGAAGTTTTCAGTATCCCACGGCCTACCTGTGCTGAAAGAAGAGGGTTTTTTGAGGACTTGATTATGAAGCAATCTGCTGAACCTCCTGCATCAAAAACCAATTCAG GTTCTCAGGTACACCTTCCTGCAAGATGTGCTCAGGTGGATGGGCAACCACAAATACGGGACAAGAAAGCAATCAAAATTCAAAAACGAGGAGTGTATGTGGATTACTCTGAGCTCAGA aaaatgttGGATGCTGTCGTCATGGCAACTGAGAACGTCAGTATATCAAGCATGGCAAAACTATATTCTATTCTTAGCATGTGCATTTGCCAACATCGGGAAAATCCCGACAAAACCGAATTAGTCGAG gatatgaagaaagaaattgcaGCCCTCATCTGGCTGTGA